From the Carassius carassius chromosome 45, fCarCar2.1, whole genome shotgun sequence genome, one window contains:
- the LOC132127551 gene encoding fish-egg lectin-like codes for MVSLLYRGAMKVYLSILLVFCCKFLHTLALDCSVMNGKLKQIDAGSGSVVGVNNLNEAFVLIDNVFTKISTPLKHFSVGPAGQLGVNSSFNIFKLKSGSFVQFPGLLKQVDAGGDQILAGVNMNDQIYCSNMDANNNWPSCNSPWVKLNGWLKYYSCGPYSCWGVSADDKIWIMKDVSNNVCSGSGTFVNVAGSLSMIEVATDGSVFGINFNKKLYRRIGITRSNPSGTHWQMMNACPNDHKHVSFDLGVLWVVCVDGSIRKCTI; via the exons ATGGTATCCTTACTGTATCGTGGAGCAATGAAGGTTTATCTGAGCATCCTGCTAGTCTTCTGCTGCAAGTTTCTTCACACTCTgg CTTTAGACTGTAGTGTGATGAATGGTAAACTGAAGCAGATCGATGCTGGGTCGGGCTCAGTGGTTGGAGTGAACAATCTTAATGAAGCGTTTGTCCTGATTGATAATGTCTTCACAAAGATCAGTACACCTCTAAAGCACTTCAGTGTCGGACCCGCTGGTCAGCTGGGGGTGAATTCATCTTTCAACATCTTCAAGCTTAAGAGTGGCTCCTTCGTTCAGTTTCCAG GGCTTCTCAAACAGGTGGATGCTGGAGGTGACCAGATCCTCGCAGGTGTCAATATGAATGATCAAATATATTGCTCAAATATGGATGCTAACAACAACTGGCCATCCTGCAATTCTCCTTGGGTTAAACTTAATGGATGGCTGAAGTACTACAGCTGTGGTCCGTACAGCTGTTGGGGAGTAAGCGCAGATGACAAAATCTGGATCATGAAG GATGTGTCTAATAATGTCTGTTCTGGGTCTGGCacctttgtgaatgttgctgGATCTCTGTCCATGATTGAAGTAGCAACTGATGGCAGTGTCTTTGGTATCAATTTTAATAAGAAGTTATACCGGAG AATTGGCATAACTCGATCCAACCCTTCTGGCACACACTGGCAAATGATGAATGCCTGTCCCAATGACCACAAGCATGTGAGCTTTGACCTGGGAGTGCTGTGGGTCGTGTGTGTGGACGGCTCCATCCGTAAATGCACTATATAG